A DNA window from Solanum lycopersicum chromosome 3, SLM_r2.1 contains the following coding sequences:
- the eIF4E1 gene encoding eIF4E (The RefSeq protein has 1 substitution compared to this genomic sequence) — MAAAEMERTMSFDAAEKLKAADGGGGEVDDELEEGEIVEESNDTASYLGKEITVKHPLEHSWTFWFDNPTTKSRQTAWGSSLRNVYTFSTVEDFWGAYNNIHHPSKLIMGADFHCFKHKIEPKWEDPVCANGGTWKMSFSKGKSDTSWLYTLLAMIGHQFDHGDEICGAVVSVRAKGEKIALWTKNAANETAQVSIGKQWKQFLDYSDSVGFIFHDDAKRLDRNAKNRYTV; from the exons ATGGCAGCAGCTGAAATGGAGAGAACGATGTCGTTTGATGCAGCTGAGAAGTTGAAGGCCGCCGATGGAGGAGGAGGAGAGGTAGACGATGAACTTGAAGAAGGTGAAATTGTTGAAGAATCAAATGATACGGCATCGTATTTAGGGAAAGAAATCACAGTGAAGCATCCATTGGAGCATTCATGGACTTTTTGGTTTGATAACCCTACCACTAAATCTCGACAAACTGCTTGGGGAAGCTCACTTCGAAATGTCTACACTTTCTCCACTGTTGAAGATTTTTGGgg TGCTTACAATAATATCCATCACCCAAGCAAGTTAATTATGGGAGCAAACTTTCATTGTTTTAAGCACAAAATTGAGCCAAAGTGGGAAGATCCTGTATGTGCCAATGGAGGGACGTGGAAAATGAGTTTTTCGAAGGGTAAATCTGATACCAGCTGGCTGTATACG CTGCTGGCAATGATTGGACATCAATTCGATCATGGAGATGAAATTTGTGGAGCAGTTGTTAGTGTCCGGGCTAAGGGAGAAAAAATAGCTTTGTGGACCAAGAATGCTGCAAATGAAACAGCTCAG GTTAGCATTGGTAAGCAATGGAAGCAGTTTCTAGATTACAGTGATTCGGTTGGCTTCATATTTCAC GACGATGCAAAGAGGCTCGACAGAAATGCCAAGAATCGTTACACCGTATAG
- the LOC101246599 gene encoding bidirectional sugar transporter SWEET2a-like, with protein MEISGAGGLFSTYSICSNAAGIAGNLCAFVLFISPIPTFRRIIRNKSTEQFSGLPYICALLNCLICLWYGTPIVSPGIILVFTVNSVGAVFQLAYILIFIIYAERTKKLKMLGLLFGVFAAFAAVVSISICLFQPPNRQTFVGYLSVISLISMFASPLFIINLVIRTRSVEYMPFYLSLATFLMSLSFFAYGMFKQDPFIYIPNGIGGVLGIIQLVLYWRYSRPNEEPTRPLLESNA; from the exons ATGGAAATTTCTGGAGCAGGTGGTTTGTTCTCAACTTATTCAATTTGTAGTAATGCTGCTGGAATTGCTG GAAACCTATGtgcatttgttttatttatatcacCAAT ACCAACATTCAGAAGGATCATCAGAAACAAGTCAACAGAACAATTTTCTGGGCTGCCTTATATATGTGCCTTGTTGAATTGCTTAATATGTCTATGGTATGGAACACCAATTGTATCTCCTGGTATTATATTGGTTTTTACGGTTAATTCCGTCGGAGCGGTTTTTCAGTTGGCTTATATACTCATATTCATCATTTACGCAGAGAGAACGAAAAAG TTGAAGATGTTGGGGCTGTTGTTTGGTGTGTTTGCTGCATTTGCTGCTGTGGTTTCTATCAGCATCTGTCTATTTCAACCTCCAAATCGACAAACTTTCGTTGGATACTTGTCTGTTATCTCTCTCATCTCCATGTTTGCTTCTCCGTTGTTCATCATT AATTTGGTGATCAGAACAAGAAGTGTTGAGTATATGCCGTTCTATCTATCCCTTGCAACTTTTCTAATGAGCCTTTCTTTCTTTGCTTATGGAATGTTTAAGCAAGATCCATTTATCTAC ATTCCAAACGGGATAGGAGGAGTTCTTGGGATCATACAGCTAGTCTTATACTGGAGATACAGCAGACCTAATGAGGAGCCAACAAGACCTCTCTTGGAGTCCAATGCATGA
- the LOC101245129 gene encoding GDSL esterase/lipase At5g45670-like — protein MCGDLKIMCVFLLILNLLGDNYGAKGEPQVPCYFIFGDSLVDNGNNNVIRSLARADYLPYGIDFPDGPTGRFSNGKTTVDVIAELLGFDDYIPPYATARGREILRGVNFASAAAGIREETGQQLGGRVTFSGQVNNYKNIAQQIVRIIGNENSAANYLSKCIYSIGVGSNDYLNNYFMPQYYSTSRQYTPQQYANVLIQQYTQQLKTLYNYGARKFVLIGVGQIGCSPNALAQNSPDGRTCAQNINVANQLFNNKLRALVDNLNRNTPNAKLIYINAYGIFQDLIDNPFAFGFRVTNAGCCGIGRNNGQITCLPFQNPCQNRNEYLFWDAFHPGEAANIIVGRRSYRAQKSSDAYPFDIQRLAQL, from the exons ATGTGTGGAGATTTAAAGATAATGTGtgtgtttttattaattttgaatttattaggAGATAATTATGGTGCAAAAGGAGAACCACAAGTGCCTTGTTACTTTATATTTGGTGATTCATTAGTGGATAATGGAAATAATAATGTGATTAGGTCATTGGCTAGAGCTGATTATTTGCCTTATGGAATTGATTTTCCAGATGGACCAACTGGAAGATTTTCCAATGGTAAAACTACTGTTGATGTCATTG ctgagcttttgggttttgatgATTATATTCCACCCTATGCAACTGCAAGGGGTAGAGAAATACTAAGAGGTGTCAATTTTGCATCCGCTGCTGCTGGAATTAGAGAAGAAACTGGCCAACAATTG GGAGGAAGGGTTACATTTTCAGGTCAAGTAAATAATTACAAGAACATAGCTCAACAAATAGTGAGAATAATTGGAAATGAAAATTCAGCTGCAAATTATTTGAGTAAATGTATTTACTCAATTGGAGTTGGAAGTAATGATTATCTCAACAATTATTTTATGCCCCAATATTATTCAACAAGTAGACAATACACTCCTCAACAATATGCCAATGTTCTTATCCAACAATACACTCAACAATTAAAG ACATTATACAATTATGGAGCAAGGAAATTTGTGTTAATTGGAGTGGGCCAAATTGGATGCAGCCCAAATGCTTTGGCCCAAAATAGCCCAGATGGAAGAACTTGTGCTCAAAATATCAATGTGGCAAATCAGTTATTTAACAACAAACTGAGGGCACTTGTGGataatttaaatagaaatacaCCAAATGCTAAATTAATCTACATTAATGCTTATGGAATATTTCAAGATTTAATTGACAATCCATTTGCTTTTG GATTTAGAGTGACGAACGCTGGATGCTGCGGAATAGGAAGGAACAATGGGCAAATAACATGTCTACCATTTCAAAATCCATGCCAAAATagaaatgaatatttattttgggaTGCATTTCATCCAGGTGAAGCTGCAAATATAATTGTTGGAAGAAGATCTTATAGAGCTCAAAAGTCAAGTGATGCATACCCTTTTGATATTCAACGTTTAGCAcaattatga
- the LOC101245429 gene encoding GDSL esterase/lipase At1g29670-like, which produces MSSYRNHTVLMISMFVMFSMVKGQPQVPCYFIFGDSIVDNGNNNNLITTAKANYFPYGIDFPNGPQNGRFTNGRNKADFIAEFIGFNSSIPPHATARGNTILRGVNYGSGVAGIRDETGIRWGDRISMNRQLLNHQVTISRINLILRNITATRSLLNKCLYTVDMGNNDYLNNYLDSRFYLSSLLYSPDMFATSLVQQFEGQLRRLYRFGARKVAVSNIGLLGCLPEETRTYGRNASGCVDFINNYVQLFNQKLKVSIDNLNTNLPNARFIISNQTSISQGGPPIGFTVFDSPCCIISNTTAKGQCINNGQTPCSNRNQYVFFDNFHPTEAANRAIATRSYTALLPTDSYPTDIKGLVQT; this is translated from the exons ATGTCTTCATATAGAAATCATACagttttgatgatttcaatGTTTGTTATGTTTTCAATGGTAAAAGGACAACCACAAGTGCCATGTTACTTCATATTTGGAGACTCAATAGTTGATAATGGGAATAATAATAACCTTATAACAACAGCTAAGGCAAATTATTTTCCTTATGGAATTGATTTTCCAAATGGTCCACAAAATGGAAGATTCACCAATGGCCGTAACAAAGCTGACTTTATAG CTGAGTTCATAGGATTCAATAGCTCGATTCCACCACATGCAACTGCAAGAGGCAATACAATCCTAAGAGGAGTCAATTATGGATCAGGAGTTGCTGGAATTCGCGATGAGACCGGTATTCGATGG GGTGATAGGATCAGCATGAATAGACAACTATTGAACCATCAAGTCACAATTTCGAGAATTAATTTAATACTTAGAAATATTACTGCAACAAGAAGTTTATTGAACAAATGCCTATACACTGTTGATATGGGCAACAATGATTATCTCAACAATTATTTAGATTCAAGATTTTATTTATCAAGTCTATTGTACTCACCAGATATGTTTGCAACCAGCCTTGTTCAACAATTTGAAGGACAACTAAGG agGTTGTATAGATTTGGAGCAAGGAAGGTTGCAGTATCAAATATTGGTCTATTAGGTTGTTTGCCAGAGGAGACAAGAACCTATGGAAGAAATGCATCTGGATGtgttgattttattaataattatgtccaactatttaatcaaaaattaaagGTTTCAATTGATAATTTGAACACTAATCTTCCCAATGCAAGgtttattatttcaaatcagACTAGCATTTCACAAGGGGGTCCACCTATTG GTTTCACAGTTTTTGACTCACCATGCTGCATAATATCAAACACAACAGCCAAAGGACAATGTATCAATAATGGCCAAACTCCATGTAGTAACAGAAATCAATATGTGTTCTTTGATAATTTTCATCCAACAGAAGCTGCAAATAgggctattgctacaagatcataCACTGCTCTTCTACCAACCGACTCGTATCCGACTGACATTAAGGGTCTCGTACAAACTTAA
- the LOC101245728 gene encoding serine/threonine-protein kinase 12-like gives MEPNSPVRFKLGKQSSLAPERREEEVLGGEDDGFVIDPRVRLMYSANEGDIEGIKEILESGTDVNFRDIDERTALHVAACHGSSDVVQLLLDNGAEVDPKDRWGSTPLADAIHYNNHAVIKLLEKHGAKPPMAPMHVKTCREVPEYEIDAKELDFTNSIELSKGTFHIASWRGIQVAVKKFGEDVLADEDKVNAFRDELALLQKMRHPNVVQFLGAVTQSSPMMIVTEYLPKGDLREYLNRKGALKPTKALRFAMDIARGMNYLHEHKEAIIHRDLEPSNILLDDTGHLKVADFGVSKLLKVTKRVKEDKPLTYEDSYRRYVAPEVFRNEEYDTKVDVFSFALILQEMIEGYPPFHAKEENDVPKLYAAKERPPFKAPAKFYAHGLKELIEECWNDKPTERPSFKQIIPRLEFIYKKFDHNKRWKVIRPLNCFQHLEAMWKKDSSGLSSRNRSSRSTRHI, from the exons ATGGAACCGAATTCACCGGTGAGATTCAAATTAGGTAAGCAATCATCATTAGCACCAGAGAGGAGGGAGGAAGAAGTATTAGGAGGTGAAGATGATGGATTTGTTATTGATCCAAGGGTTAGGTTGATGTATTCGGCGAATGAGGGTGATATAGAAGGGATAAAGGAGATTCTGGAATCAGGGACTGATGTTAATTTTAGGGATATTGATGAGAGGACTGCACTTCATGTTGCTGCTTGTCATGGTTCAAGTGATGTTGTGCAGTTGTTGCTTGATAATGGGGCTGAAGTTGATCCCAAAGATCGGTGGGGGAGTACG CCCCTGGCAGATGcaatacattataataatcatGCAGTAATCAAGCTACTGGAGAAACATGGTGCCAAGCCTCCA ATGGCTCCCATGCATGTTAAGACTTGCCGTGAAGTTCCAGAATACGAGATTGATGCTAAAGAACTTGATTTCACTAATAGCATTGAGTTGAGCAAG GGAACCTTCCATATTGCCTCGTGGCGTGGAATACAAGTTGCTGTAAAAAAGTTTGGGGAGGATGTGCTTGCTGATGAGGATAAAGT GAACGCATTTAGAGATGAGCTTGCGTTGCTCCAGAAGATGAGACATCCTAATGTGGTGCAATTTCTTGGTGCTGTAACACAAAGTAGTCCTATGATGATAGTGACGGAGTACTTACCAAAG GGTGATCTCCGTGAATATTTGAATAGAAAAGGAGCGCTTAAACCAACTAAAGCTCTCAGATTTGCAATGGACATTGCGAG GGGAATGAACTATCTGCATGAACATAAAGAAGCAATTATTCATCGTGATCTTGAGCCTTC AAATATTTTGCTGGATGATACTGGACATCTGAAAGTTGCTGACTTTGGAGTAAGCAAGTTACTGAAAGTTACAAAAAGGGTCAAAGAAGATAAGCCTCTGACATACGAAGACAGTTATC GCAGATATGTAGCTCCAGAGGTTTTCAGGAATGAGGAATATGATACCAAAGTTGATGTCTTTTCATTTGCCTTGATTTTACAAGag ATGATTGAAGGCTACCCCCCTTTCCATGCGAAGGAAGAAAATGATGTACCTAAATTGTATGCTGCTAAAGAGCGCCCTCCTTTTAAAGCCCCGGCGAAGTTTTATGCCCATGGACTGAAAGA ATTGATTGAAGAGTGTTGGAACGACAAGCCAACCGAGCGGCCAAGTTTCAAGCAAATTATCCCAAGGCTTGAGTTCATCTATAAAAAGTTTGACCACAACAAGCGCTGGAAG GTAATTAGACCATTGAACTGCTTTCAGCATTTAGAGGCAATGTGGAAGAAAGATAGTTCAGGTTTAAGTAGTCGGAATCGTTCATCTCGGTCTACGCGCCACATCTAA
- the LOC101246022 gene encoding cyclic phosphodiesterase-like translates to MLNNIFIIKFLSFLGFIAICLLFYSILTVPDPMQNVQINEADTNKTEVYSVWAIPSEDVSVRVKKLMGSLRSEFGGPQFEPHVTVVGAVRLTEEEARDKFRKGCEGVKKVYSGTVEKIDIGTFFYQCVYLLLHPTNEVVEASARCCSSFGYNSSSPYMPHMSILYADLTDEEKKKAQEKAYILDESIGNLSFQISRLALYKTDTEDKSLKSWEKIEEYNLS, encoded by the exons atgcTCAATAACATTTTCATAATCAAATTCCTTTCATTTCTTGGTTTCATAGCAATTTGTTTACTCTTTTATTCGATTCTCACAGTACCAGATCCAATGCAGAATGTACAAATCAACGAAGCTGACACAAACAAAACTGAAGTTTATTCAGTTTGGGCGATTCCATCGGAAGATGTAAGTGTTAGGGTTAAGAAATTGATGGGTAGTCTTAGATCGGAATTTGGTGGGCCCCAATTTGAACCTCACGTGACTGTCGTCGGAGCGGTGAGGTTAACGGAGGAAGAGGCACGTGACAAGTTTAGAAAAGGATGTGAAGGGGTGAAGAAGGTGTATAGTGGTACTGTGGAGAAAATTGATATTGggacttttttttatcaatgtGTTTATCTTTTGCTTCATCCTACTAatgag GTTGTGGAGGCTAGCGCACGCTGCTGCAGCAGCTTTGGTTACAACAGCTCAAGTC CATATATGCCTCATATGAGCATTCTTTATGCCGATTTGACggatgaagaaaagaagaaagctCAAGAGAAGGCTTATATCCTTGATGAGAGCATTGGCAACTTAAGCTTCCAGATATCTCGCCTTGCATTGTATAAAACAGACACCGAAGACAAAAGCCTTAAATCGTGGGAGAAGATTGAAGAGTACAATCTCAGCTAG